In the Nymphalis io chromosome 2, ilAglIoxx1.1, whole genome shotgun sequence genome, one interval contains:
- the LOC126775635 gene encoding matrix metalloproteinase-14 isoform X2 produces the protein MSLLSINRERLSSRRMAFLSMRSSLRLLWAAATTLVFLTRSSAAPAFGETNKAMMYLAQYGYLNPSVRNPSSGHIMDESSWRRAISEFQSFAGLNNTGELDEETKKLMSLPRCGVKDKVGFGESRAKRYALQGSRWRVKNLTYKISKYPSRLNRAEVDAELAKAFSVWSDYTDLTFTQKRSGQVHIEIRFEKGEHGDGDPFDGPGGTLAHAYFPVYGGDAHFDDAEVWSISSRRGTNLFQVAAHEFGHSLGLSHSDVRSALMAPFYRGFDPAFQLDQDDIQGIQALYGHKTQIDIGGGAVPNPSIPRITTPQPSAEDPALCADPNIDTIFNSAEGSTFVFKGEHYWRLTESGVAAGYPRLIARAWPGLPGNIDAAFTYKNGKTYFFKGSKYWRYNGQKMDGEYPKDISEGFTGIPDNLDAALVWSGNGKIYFYKGSKFWRFDPAQRPPVKSTYPKPLSNWEGIPDNIDAALQYTNGYTYFFKGGSYWRFNDRTFSVDTDNPSFPRSTAYWWLGCSSAPRGTVGDSGEPTGGSGAAPSWRSSGVLLAAVLTLLNLTYARI, from the exons atgagcttattaagtattaatagaGAAAGACTATCGTCAAGAAGAATGGCGTTCCTAAGTATGAGAAGTAGTTTGAGATTATTATGGGCTGCGGCGACAACGCTGGTCTTCCTGACGCGGAGTAGCGCGGCACCGGCTTTCGGAGAAACTAATAAGGCTATG ATGTATTTGGCGCAATATGGTTACCTCAATCCGTCTGTGCGGAATCCTTCCAGCGGTCACATTATGGACGAGAGTTCATGGAGACGAGCTATATCGGAGTTCCAAAGCTTTGCTGGACTGAACAATACTG GTGAACTCGAtgaagaaacaaaaaaattaatgtcattgCCAAGGTGTGGAGTAAAAGATAAAGTGGGCTTTGGGGAAAGTCGTGCCAAGAGATACGCGTTGCAAG GTTCGAGGTGGCGTGTAAAGAACCTGACGTACAAGATCTCGAAATACCCGTCTCGTCTCAACCGTGCTGAAGTTGACGCTGAACTTGCAAAAGCCTTCTCCGTTTGGTCCGACTACACAGACCTTACATTCACACAAAAACGCTCTGGACAAGTTCATATTGAAATCAG GTTCGAAAAAGGCGAGCACGGTGACGGTGACCCCTTTGACGGTCCCGGTGGTACCCTTGCCCACGCCTACTTCCCG GTCTATGGTGGAGATGCTCACTTCGACGATGCAGAAGTGTGGTCAATTAGTTCCAGAAGGGGAACTAACCTTTTCCAA gtaGCAGCTCATGAGTTTGGTCATTCTCTCGGTCTATCTCACAGTGACGTGCGCTCAGCTTTGATGGCGCCCTTCTATCGTGGATTTGATCCCGCCTTCCAGCTTGACCAGGATGACATACAAGGAATACAG gcACTTTACGGACATAAGACACAAATCGATATTGGTGGTGGTGCTGTACCAAACCCATCAATTCCACGAATCACCACACCCCAACCATCTGCAGAGGACCCCGCTCTATGCGCAGATCCTAACATCGACACCATATTTAACTCTGCTGAAGGATCTACATTTGTTTTCAAAG GCGAGCATTACTGGCGGCTGACGGAGAGCGGCGTAGCGGCGGGATACCCGCGTCTCATAGCACGCGCTTGGCCCGGCCTGCCTGGCAACATTGACGCTGCGTTCACATATAAGAACGGAAAAACCTACTTCTTCAAGGGATCCAAGTACTGGAGGTACAATGGCCAAAAGATGGACGGAGAGTACCCAAAAGATATTAGTGAAG GTTTTACCGGTATTCCTGATAACTTGGACGCAGCGCTTGTATGGTCAGGCAATGGCAAAATTTACTTCTATAAGGGTTCCAAGTTCTGGAGGTTCGACCCAGCTCAACGTCCTCCAGTCAAATCAACCTACCCTAAGCCTTTGTCAAACTGGGAGGGTATCCCAGATAACATAGATGCAGCACTACAATACACTAATGGGTACACATATTTCTTCAAAGGTGGATCCTATTGGCGGTTCAATGACAGAACTTTCAGT GTGGACACTGACAATCCTTCGTTCCCGCGGTCCACCGCGTACTGGTGGCTAGGCTGTAGCAGCGCGCCGCGAGGCACCGTCGGAG
- the LOC126775635 gene encoding matrix metalloproteinase-14 isoform X1: MSLLSINRERLSSRRMAFLSMRSSLRLLWAAATTLVFLTRSSAAPAFGETNKAMMYLAQYGYLNPSVRNPSSGHIMDESSWRRAISEFQSFAGLNNTGELDEETKKLMSLPRCGVKDKVGFGESRAKRYALQGSRWRVKNLTYKISKYPSRLNRAEVDAELAKAFSVWSDYTDLTFTQKRSGQVHIEIRFEKGEHGDGDPFDGPGGTLAHAYFPVYGGDAHFDDAEVWSISSRRGTNLFQVAAHEFGHSLGLSHSDVRSALMAPFYRGFDPAFQLDQDDIQGIQALYGHKTQIDIGGGAVPNPSIPRITTPQPSAEDPALCADPNIDTIFNSAEGSTFVFKGEHYWRLTESGVAAGYPRLIARAWPGLPGNIDAAFTYKNGKTYFFKGSKYWRYNGQKMDGEYPKDISEGFTGIPDNLDAALVWSGNGKIYFYKGSKFWRFDPAQRPPVKSTYPKPLSNWEGIPDNIDAALQYTNGYTYFFKGGSYWRFNDRTFSVDTDNPSFPRSTAYWWLGCSSAPRGTVGGNARLSAPPPSEEDDVGDIQFDADSGEPTGGSGAAPSWRSSGVLLAAVLTLLNLTYARI, translated from the exons atgagcttattaagtattaatagaGAAAGACTATCGTCAAGAAGAATGGCGTTCCTAAGTATGAGAAGTAGTTTGAGATTATTATGGGCTGCGGCGACAACGCTGGTCTTCCTGACGCGGAGTAGCGCGGCACCGGCTTTCGGAGAAACTAATAAGGCTATG ATGTATTTGGCGCAATATGGTTACCTCAATCCGTCTGTGCGGAATCCTTCCAGCGGTCACATTATGGACGAGAGTTCATGGAGACGAGCTATATCGGAGTTCCAAAGCTTTGCTGGACTGAACAATACTG GTGAACTCGAtgaagaaacaaaaaaattaatgtcattgCCAAGGTGTGGAGTAAAAGATAAAGTGGGCTTTGGGGAAAGTCGTGCCAAGAGATACGCGTTGCAAG GTTCGAGGTGGCGTGTAAAGAACCTGACGTACAAGATCTCGAAATACCCGTCTCGTCTCAACCGTGCTGAAGTTGACGCTGAACTTGCAAAAGCCTTCTCCGTTTGGTCCGACTACACAGACCTTACATTCACACAAAAACGCTCTGGACAAGTTCATATTGAAATCAG GTTCGAAAAAGGCGAGCACGGTGACGGTGACCCCTTTGACGGTCCCGGTGGTACCCTTGCCCACGCCTACTTCCCG GTCTATGGTGGAGATGCTCACTTCGACGATGCAGAAGTGTGGTCAATTAGTTCCAGAAGGGGAACTAACCTTTTCCAA gtaGCAGCTCATGAGTTTGGTCATTCTCTCGGTCTATCTCACAGTGACGTGCGCTCAGCTTTGATGGCGCCCTTCTATCGTGGATTTGATCCCGCCTTCCAGCTTGACCAGGATGACATACAAGGAATACAG gcACTTTACGGACATAAGACACAAATCGATATTGGTGGTGGTGCTGTACCAAACCCATCAATTCCACGAATCACCACACCCCAACCATCTGCAGAGGACCCCGCTCTATGCGCAGATCCTAACATCGACACCATATTTAACTCTGCTGAAGGATCTACATTTGTTTTCAAAG GCGAGCATTACTGGCGGCTGACGGAGAGCGGCGTAGCGGCGGGATACCCGCGTCTCATAGCACGCGCTTGGCCCGGCCTGCCTGGCAACATTGACGCTGCGTTCACATATAAGAACGGAAAAACCTACTTCTTCAAGGGATCCAAGTACTGGAGGTACAATGGCCAAAAGATGGACGGAGAGTACCCAAAAGATATTAGTGAAG GTTTTACCGGTATTCCTGATAACTTGGACGCAGCGCTTGTATGGTCAGGCAATGGCAAAATTTACTTCTATAAGGGTTCCAAGTTCTGGAGGTTCGACCCAGCTCAACGTCCTCCAGTCAAATCAACCTACCCTAAGCCTTTGTCAAACTGGGAGGGTATCCCAGATAACATAGATGCAGCACTACAATACACTAATGGGTACACATATTTCTTCAAAGGTGGATCCTATTGGCGGTTCAATGACAGAACTTTCAGT GTGGACACTGACAATCCTTCGTTCCCGCGGTCCACCGCGTACTGGTGGCTAGGCTGTAGCAGCGCGCCGCGAGGCACCGTCGGAGGTAACGCGCGACTCTCCGCGCCTCCACCTTCTGAGGAGGACGATGTTGGCGACATACAATTCGACGCAG
- the LOC126775635 gene encoding matrix metalloproteinase-14 isoform X3 produces the protein MSLLSINRERLSSRRMAFLSMRSSLRLLWAAATTLVFLTRSSAAPAFGETNKAMMYLAQYGYLNPSVRNPSSGHIMDESSWRRAISEFQSFAGLNNTGELDEETKKLMSLPRCGVKDKVGFGESRAKRYALQGSRWRVKNLTYKISKYPSRLNRAEVDAELAKAFSVWSDYTDLTFTQKRSGQVHIEIRFEKGEHGDGDPFDGPGGTLAHAYFPVYGGDAHFDDAEVWSISSRRGTNLFQVAAHEFGHSLGLSHSDVRSALMAPFYRGFDPAFQLDQDDIQGIQALYGHKTQIDIGGGAVPNPSIPRITTPQPSAEDPALCADPNIDTIFNSAEGSTFVFKGEHYWRLTESGVAAGYPRLIARAWPGLPGNIDAAFTYKNGKTYFFKGSKYWRYNGQKMDGEYPKDISEGFTGIPDNLDAALVWSGNGKIYFYKGSKFWRFDPAQRPPVKSTYPKPLSNWEGIPDNIDAALQYTNGYTYFFKGGSYWRFNDRTFSVDTDNPSFPRSTAYWWLGCSSAPRGTVGGNARLSAPPPSEEDDVGDIQFDAVISVQSGGARL, from the exons atgagcttattaagtattaatagaGAAAGACTATCGTCAAGAAGAATGGCGTTCCTAAGTATGAGAAGTAGTTTGAGATTATTATGGGCTGCGGCGACAACGCTGGTCTTCCTGACGCGGAGTAGCGCGGCACCGGCTTTCGGAGAAACTAATAAGGCTATG ATGTATTTGGCGCAATATGGTTACCTCAATCCGTCTGTGCGGAATCCTTCCAGCGGTCACATTATGGACGAGAGTTCATGGAGACGAGCTATATCGGAGTTCCAAAGCTTTGCTGGACTGAACAATACTG GTGAACTCGAtgaagaaacaaaaaaattaatgtcattgCCAAGGTGTGGAGTAAAAGATAAAGTGGGCTTTGGGGAAAGTCGTGCCAAGAGATACGCGTTGCAAG GTTCGAGGTGGCGTGTAAAGAACCTGACGTACAAGATCTCGAAATACCCGTCTCGTCTCAACCGTGCTGAAGTTGACGCTGAACTTGCAAAAGCCTTCTCCGTTTGGTCCGACTACACAGACCTTACATTCACACAAAAACGCTCTGGACAAGTTCATATTGAAATCAG GTTCGAAAAAGGCGAGCACGGTGACGGTGACCCCTTTGACGGTCCCGGTGGTACCCTTGCCCACGCCTACTTCCCG GTCTATGGTGGAGATGCTCACTTCGACGATGCAGAAGTGTGGTCAATTAGTTCCAGAAGGGGAACTAACCTTTTCCAA gtaGCAGCTCATGAGTTTGGTCATTCTCTCGGTCTATCTCACAGTGACGTGCGCTCAGCTTTGATGGCGCCCTTCTATCGTGGATTTGATCCCGCCTTCCAGCTTGACCAGGATGACATACAAGGAATACAG gcACTTTACGGACATAAGACACAAATCGATATTGGTGGTGGTGCTGTACCAAACCCATCAATTCCACGAATCACCACACCCCAACCATCTGCAGAGGACCCCGCTCTATGCGCAGATCCTAACATCGACACCATATTTAACTCTGCTGAAGGATCTACATTTGTTTTCAAAG GCGAGCATTACTGGCGGCTGACGGAGAGCGGCGTAGCGGCGGGATACCCGCGTCTCATAGCACGCGCTTGGCCCGGCCTGCCTGGCAACATTGACGCTGCGTTCACATATAAGAACGGAAAAACCTACTTCTTCAAGGGATCCAAGTACTGGAGGTACAATGGCCAAAAGATGGACGGAGAGTACCCAAAAGATATTAGTGAAG GTTTTACCGGTATTCCTGATAACTTGGACGCAGCGCTTGTATGGTCAGGCAATGGCAAAATTTACTTCTATAAGGGTTCCAAGTTCTGGAGGTTCGACCCAGCTCAACGTCCTCCAGTCAAATCAACCTACCCTAAGCCTTTGTCAAACTGGGAGGGTATCCCAGATAACATAGATGCAGCACTACAATACACTAATGGGTACACATATTTCTTCAAAGGTGGATCCTATTGGCGGTTCAATGACAGAACTTTCAGT GTGGACACTGACAATCCTTCGTTCCCGCGGTCCACCGCGTACTGGTGGCTAGGCTGTAGCAGCGCGCCGCGAGGCACCGTCGGAGGTAACGCGCGACTCTCCGCGCCTCCACCTTCTGAGGAGGACGATGTTGGCGACATACAATTCGACGCAG